The nucleotide sequence CGCTAACAACTCTGAAGATTAATTATTTTAAGTCTTCTTTGTACAATAGACCGCTAATAGGTTCGTTATTTTTTTGAAGTGTAATTTATAATGTCAATTTTGACAAAGATTTTATTACACATTTTTATGTTGAAATTCTTAGTTTTTATTTGATATGCCATTGATGTTTGATTCATCAAAATCCCGAGCTATACTTATTGGAATTGGCACGTTTTTAAAAGACGATGGTCTACAAAGACGTGAGCATGTCTATAAAGATATTAGCCAGCTACGAGATACCTTAACTGACCCACAAATCATTGGTTTACATGAGAAAGATATTATTTCTCTTGTTGACTCTGAAGGTAACACTATGATTAAAGAAAGAATCGCAGAAGTTGCAAATACTACTGAAGATTCTTTAATGCTTTTTTACTCTGGATATCTGATCGAAAGAAGAGGTAAACTTATTCTTTCATCTCCACATACAACAATCAATCAATGTCACATTAATGGTATTCCATTGAGTGAGATCGTAGAGATTGTCAATGAGTCCAAAGCGAAAAGAGCATTTCTAATTCTGGATGCAGAATATAGACGTTGTTCTACTTTCGGCGATGATTTCGAAGCTTTATCCCGTAAAACCATTGAAGACCTTAAACCATTTGGTCCTAAGAAGTCTTTTGTCGTAGCAGAGTTAAATCAGACAGAGTCTGACAAAACAATTGCAGCAGGGTTAACCAACCTACTTCAAACTGGGATTGAAAAAGAAAGTGAGGTCATTACACTTTCAGATTTAAAGGCATATTTCAGAAATCAAAAAGGCCTTGAGGAAACTTTATTTATTTCTGATGGAGCAGACGAAACTCCTATCAGTTACAACAAACGTTTCTCTCTTGCCAAGAAACTAAGATTAGAAATTGACCGCTGCTTCCAAGAAAAGAAATACGAAGAGGCGCTTCCTTTCTTAAAAGAAGGGATAGAATTGTTCGAACATGATGAAGAGTTCAACAATCTTGCTGCTTTCGTAGAAACGCTATTGCAAGCCGATCAAATGTTTAATAGCCAGTCTTACTCGGCTGCTAAAGAACGATACCAAGCAGCATATGAAATTCGTAAGGAGAAAATAGCTTACAAAGGCATTATTTCATCTTTAGAAAAAATTGCTGTTGATCAATTTGATAGAAAAGACTTTGTTGGTTCTAAAGGAACATATAGCGAACTAGTTCAACTTAATCAGGATAACCCTGCTTATCAAAACAGAATTGAATTCTGTGATAATGAGTTACAGTTCTCTAACCTTGTTGATCTAGGCGACAGAGCATATTTCGATAATAACTTCACTGAAGCGAAAGAACATTATACAAAAGCTCTTACTTTTAGAAACGACCCTGTTGTTGCTAGAAGAAAAGATGAGTGTGAAAAAGTTCTAAGTAGAGAGCAAGAACTCAGAGAAGAAGTTCGTAATGAACTACGTCAAGAAATTGAAGATCGCTTAAGTGAGCAAGTAAATACTGAACTCAAAGCGAAAGAAGCTGATATTGAAGAAAGCTTACGATCAAAACTAAAGGTTGAATTGATGAGTGAGCTTTTACCTCAAGCAAAAGATGAAGTAAATCAAGAACTTGAAGTAAGTATTTGGCAAAAAACAGCCGTTTGGAACTCTATTGAAGGATATCAATTCTACCTTTCAATGTTCCCGAACGGTAAATACATCACAAAAGCTAATCAACGTATTGATCAATTAAACTCTATTCACGTTACAGAGAAACTCAAGGAACAAAAAGCTCCTGAGCCAAAACCTGTAGCCGTTCAAAAAGAAAAATCATCAAAAGAAGAAGTCAGCATCGACAGAGCTTTATTGATGGATCTTAGAATGGAGCCTATTGAAGATATTCTGGCTAAAATTGAAGAATCGAAAGGTGTTAAAGGTGAATTACTTTTATGGACCGATACGGAAAGAATTCAATTAGCTAAGAGGAACGAGAGTGATGAAATTGAAGAGATCGAAATAAGTAATGAACCCGTTTCTGAATTGGACAGCGTAATGATGGAAGCCATCAGAGAAGTTGAAGAAGAAGAAGGAATGGAATTCGATCCAACCAATAATGTAGAAGTTACTGAGGTTTCTGAAGATTCGTTTAGTATTGAGGAAGCACAAGAATTAAGTACTGCTGCTCAAGAACAAAATAACAATGAAATCACTGAGGTAACAGATGAAATCATTGAATCTACATTTGATACTGCTACTCCTCCTGAAAACAATACAGTAGCTACAGCAAAAAGCGAAGAAGAGCTAGAGCAACTTTCTGAAGAAGACCTTTGGGCAAGAGCCGAGTCGATTAATACAAAAGACAGCTATTTAGAATATATTAATTACTCTAAAACTGCCGATCAGATTGCAGAAGCTTATTATAGAATTAATAAGATTGATCAAGGTGAGACTCCAGAAGTATCTAGCAACGAAACTGTTACACCTGTAACTGAAGAGTTTACACCAGTTGAAGAATCTTCTATTGAAAATACGATAGAAGAAATTATTGAAGAAACTCTAGCTCCAATTGAAGAACCAGTTCCAGTAGCTGAAACTTCATCTTTCACTGATGGCATGTCAGAAGAAGAACTTTGGAATGCCGCTAGCTCAATCAATACAATTGACAGCTACAAAGAGTATTTGAATAGAACAGAAGAAAATTCATATTTAGCTGATGCTTATTCTAGAATTAATACTCTTCAAAATGGAGAAGAGGTAGTTCAAGATGAACCAGTCGCTGAAACAGAAATAGAATCGACACCTATTGTTGAGGATACAATAACATCTGAGCCTATTCCGTCTGTTGATGATTTCAATGATTCTTCTTTAGAAGACATTCCTACGGAGGATGATCCAATCTTAACAGAAGATACTATCATAGACGAAATTACAACCGAAACTGCTCCTATTGAGTCTTTCGGATCTGATCTAAATGGTTCTGAATCTTCAGTTGTTGAAATTGAGAAAACAACAACATCAGTAGAAGAAATCATTGAGTCTTCTGAAAATGGAGAAATCGATACTGATGAGGAAGATCTATGGAATAGCACTTGTGAAGAAAATACTTTAGGAGCATACTTCAACTACCTTAACCTTACGACAAAGAAAACGTACTGGAAAGAGGCAAAAGAGAAGATCAGTGCACTTAAAAACGATTCTCAGGCAAAAGAAGAAGACGATTGGAAAAAAGCACAAGAAATTGATACAATCGAAGGATACAAAGCTTACATCAGAAAGTATCCACTTGGTAATTTCTATGCGGCAGCCATGATGCGTTTAGGAAAATTAGAGTAATTCGTTTTTCCTAATTATAAGAATTCAACATACAATAAAGCCTTGAAGTTAACTCTTCAGGGCTTTATGCTTTTTTAATAAATATACCTTACCATAATTGACGTTCATCATTGATTATTCGATAAGAATTTCCAAACTTATTAAAATAAATCAAACCCTTTAAAGTCACTGAAAATGTCAATTTTTAAAAGAATAATAGTAGCACTCGATGGATCTTCAAAAGATGAGCCTTTATTAAAACACGCCCACGAATATATTCAAAAAAATCTCTCTGAAAAGATATATTTTATTCATGTTCAAGAATCATTAGAATTACCTGATGACGTTGTAAGCAAATATCCAGATATGCTTAGTCCGTTAGATGAGTCTATTAAAACAACGATGAATAACCTTATTCATGAGCATATCCCTAATATTGAAAATTTTGACTATGATCTTATCATTGAAGAAGGCGACCCTGCCGAAACCATCATTAAAGTAACTAAGAGGAAACAAGCAGATTTAATTATCATCGGAACAAAATCAATTGCTGCAAGAACAGGTGCCGTTGCAAGAAAAGTAGCTTCCTTCTCCCCTTGCTCTGTATTATTTGCTCCTGATTTAATTAAAACAACTCAACCAAAAATTCTTTTACCATTAGACTTTTCAGAATCATCAAAAGATTGTCTAAACCAAATTGAAGAGATGGCTAGTCTGATTGATACAACTTTTGTAAAAGCGATCAACTGTTATAAAGTCCCTACAGGATACTCTACCACAGGTAAAAGCTATGAAGAAGTAGCTAAAGTTCTAGAGGAAGTCTCACAAAAGAAACTAGACCACTTTGTTGCTAAAACTAAGAAACCAGAATTGGTGGAAACAAAAGCTATATTAATGAAAGATGGTCAATCTGTAGCAGAGACGATCTATGAGACAGCGAAGAAAGAAGAAGCCAATATTATCGTTATTGGATCTAAAACAAGAACTTGGATGGCTTCTATGTTACTAAGTAGTACTGCAGAAGACTTACTTGCTTCCGATATTGGTTTACCGATCTTAATTTATAAAAGCAAAGGAAAAACTGAAGATATTTTTGCATTCTTTGATCGAATCTAGAATGCTCAAAAATGATAATATCATAAAAATCAATAAGGGTTTCTACTGTAATTTCAAACATTACAATAGAAACCCTTATTTTATTTAAAGTTAATAACTAATGTCTTTTAAACACTTTAATAAATTAGAAATTAATATGTAAAAAAGGGTGAAGAAAATCATCTTATTTAAGAGAAAATTATAAGCATCTTTATAGTTATTAAGGTGCATTTTTGTATCGACATAAATTAAAAATCTCAAACTTAACATTCTTTCATTATATGGAGATGTTTTATTCGCTACTACAATCAGATTACGTAGCATTATTCGCAATTATAGCTTTCGGAATATTATTAGGTAAAGTAAGTGTAAAAGGAGTATCATTTGGATTGTCAGCAGTTATTTTCGTGGCAATGTTTTATGGTTATCTTACTAATGCTTTAGGCATGGAAGACTTTGCTATACCCGGAATTATCCAAAAAATAGGCCTTCTTTTATTTATCTTCACTATCGGTATGCAAGCCGGTCCATCTTTCTTTGAAGCTTTCAAGTCTCAAGGAAGTAAGCTGATTATTCTTGCAGTAATTGCCGTATTTTCTGGAGGTCTCGTTACATTTTTATTAGGATATTTATTTGATGTAGACTTTAAAATTGCAGTAGGTCTTCTTACAGGTGCACTCACATCAACTCCTGGTTTAGCCGCTGCCATTGAAAGTTCTCAATCACCTTTAGCCTCTATCGGTTATGGTATTGCCTACCCATTTGGTGTTATTGGTGTTATCCTTTTTGTAAAATTAGCCCCTAAGATTTTTGGCATTAGTGTAGAACAGCAAGAGCTTAAATATGAAGAAGAAGCTAATGCAGGTACACCAGAATTAATGAACAATAACTTCATTGTTACCAATGACAATATTCATGGTAAAACAATTGGAGATTTAAATATTCGTTTCATGACAAAAGCCAATATTTCTAGAGTCATGGAACCTAATAAAGAAAGTAAGCCACCTACCAAAGAAACAGTACTTCATAAAGGCGACTTAGTGAAAGCTGTAGGTACTGCAGATGCATTAAAACGTGTTGAAATTCTTTTGGGTGAAAAAACTGATACTAAAATTCCTCGTTCTGGTATACATGAAATCCGTTGGTTTGTGATTTCATCAAGAAACGTAGTAGGTAAAACATTAGGTGAATTAGATTTACATAATAACTATTTAGCTACAGTAACTAGGGTTAGAAGAGCAGGTGTAGACTTAACTCCCCGTCCATCTACAAGATTAAGATTTGGTGATAAAATTTTAATCTCATCTACAAAAGGTAACGTAGAAGGTCTTACAGAATTATTTGGTGATAGTATCAAAATGGTAGAAACTCCAAGTTTCCTTCCAGTTGCATTGGGTATTATCGTTGGTATTTTATTAGGTAAAATTGAAGTACCATTACCAGGTGGTAGTGCTTTCTCACTAGGACTTACAGGTGGTGTATTAATGGCTGCATTAGGTTTATCAAGATTAGGTAAAACAGGACCAATTATCTGGCATTTACCGTCTAATGCCAATGCACTATTACGTCAGTTTGGACTGTTATTATTCTTAACTCCTGTAGGAGTTGGAGCAGGTACAAAGTTAGTAGCCACAATCAGTGAATATGGTTTCCAATTATTCGGAATTGGTGCAGTTATCACTTTAGTACCTATGTTGTGTGTTACAATTATTGGACACTTTGTATTGAAAGTTAATTTCCTTTCTCTAATGGGTGCTTTAACAGGTGGTATGACTTCTACTCCTGGTCTAAGTGCAATGGACAATATGACAGAGAGCGATGCTCCACAAGTAGCCTATGCGACGGTTTATCCATTCGCATTAGTATCTATTATTATTGTTGCTCAGATAATTGGAGGATTATAATTAAAATAGAAATTACAATATATAAAAACACCTGTAGGAAATATTCTACAGGTGTTTTTTTGTGTTTAATTCTTTTCAATGAATGAAAGCATCTCGTT is from Flammeovirga agarivorans and encodes:
- a CDS encoding aspartate:alanine exchanger family transporter encodes the protein MEMFYSLLQSDYVALFAIIAFGILLGKVSVKGVSFGLSAVIFVAMFYGYLTNALGMEDFAIPGIIQKIGLLLFIFTIGMQAGPSFFEAFKSQGSKLIILAVIAVFSGGLVTFLLGYLFDVDFKIAVGLLTGALTSTPGLAAAIESSQSPLASIGYGIAYPFGVIGVILFVKLAPKIFGISVEQQELKYEEEANAGTPELMNNNFIVTNDNIHGKTIGDLNIRFMTKANISRVMEPNKESKPPTKETVLHKGDLVKAVGTADALKRVEILLGEKTDTKIPRSGIHEIRWFVISSRNVVGKTLGELDLHNNYLATVTRVRRAGVDLTPRPSTRLRFGDKILISSTKGNVEGLTELFGDSIKMVETPSFLPVALGIIVGILLGKIEVPLPGGSAFSLGLTGGVLMAALGLSRLGKTGPIIWHLPSNANALLRQFGLLLFLTPVGVGAGTKLVATISEYGFQLFGIGAVITLVPMLCVTIIGHFVLKVNFLSLMGALTGGMTSTPGLSAMDNMTESDAPQVAYATVYPFALVSIIIVAQIIGGL
- a CDS encoding universal stress protein, with product MSIFKRIIVALDGSSKDEPLLKHAHEYIQKNLSEKIYFIHVQESLELPDDVVSKYPDMLSPLDESIKTTMNNLIHEHIPNIENFDYDLIIEEGDPAETIIKVTKRKQADLIIIGTKSIAARTGAVARKVASFSPCSVLFAPDLIKTTQPKILLPLDFSESSKDCLNQIEEMASLIDTTFVKAINCYKVPTGYSTTGKSYEEVAKVLEEVSQKKLDHFVAKTKKPELVETKAILMKDGQSVAETIYETAKKEEANIIVIGSKTRTWMASMLLSSTAEDLLASDIGLPILIYKSKGKTEDIFAFFDRI